One Mytilus trossulus isolate FHL-02 chromosome 5, PNRI_Mtr1.1.1.hap1, whole genome shotgun sequence DNA segment encodes these proteins:
- the LOC134718237 gene encoding uncharacterized protein ZC84.1-like — protein MTNSHCNAENDKIRKNEEIISSLKFIISDPCPLPKCPLVQVPIGVCSRETFFDFDGVKCKGCPEILPCNKECLLPKDIGPCDADIKRHYYDAETKSCKEFRYGGCEGNKNNFITLEACKSSCRTEPCPQVKCSNRCPYGFQTTTDGCPTCICTTKCPQGKPLPRLNCGLIPNPDKCPKGYFCSVDEIDRFAVCCRDPCFPPPRCPQPPRGPPGTCPPQCVYEYAIVNGKSCRVACKLGPVGPKGEPGKPCPPSLCSDGIAEPKPPPPR, from the exons ATGACCAACTCTCATTGCAATGCTGAAAATGACAAGATtagaaaaaatgaagaaattataTCAAGTCTAAAGTTTATAATTTCAGATCCCTGCCCACTACCTAAATGTCCACTTGTACAAGTGCCAATTGGTGTTTGCTCTCGGGAGACCTTTTTCGATTTTGACGGGGTTAAATGCAAAGGCTGTCCAGAGATTTTACCATGTAATAAAG AATGTCTCCTTCCTAAGGACATTGGTCCATGTGACGCTGATATCAAAAGACACTATTACGACGCTGAGACCAAATCTTGTAAGGAATTCAGATATGGTGGTTGCGAAGgcaacaaaaataatttcataacaTTGGAAGCGTGTAAAAGTTCATGTAGAACAG AGCCTTGTCCACAAGTGAAATGTTCCAACAGATGTCCATATGGGTTTCAGACAACCACCGATGGCTGTCCAACGTGTATATGTACGACAA AATGTCCTCAAGGAAAACCTTTGCCTAGGCTGAACTGTGGACTGATACCTAACCCTGATAAATGCCCAAAGGGATATTTTTGTAGTGTAGATGAAATAGATCGTTTTGCAGTGTGTTGCAGAG atcCGTGCTTTCCCCCTCCCCGTTGTCCACAACCTCCAAGGGGCCCACCAGGAACCTGTCCCCCGCAATGTGTTTATGAGTACGCAATAGTTAATGGGAAAAGTTGCAGAGTGGCGTGTAAACTTGGGCCAGTAGGACCTAAGGGAGAACCAGGAAAGCCATGTCCTCCATCATTA TGTAGTGACGGAATAGCGGAACCAAAACCACCACCTCCTCGA
- the LOC134718236 gene encoding eppin-like, with protein MSLQKQYNPSCPPYRTDVICKRFDRQCSTDKNCKGGQICCRVECGTVCKPGENIYLPTDICSLPKVTGPCKAYMPRYYYSKKVKKCLRFIYGGCEGNKNNFETLEQCKQRCEPEGPDCYPLTCTLACEFGFEEDENGCRVCKCKQRNHD; from the exons ATGTCTTTG caAAAACAATACAATCCCTCATGTCCTCCGTACAGAACAGATGTGATCTGCAAACGTTTTGACAGACAATGTTCTACCGATAAAAACTGCAAAGGTG GACAAATATGCTGCCGTGTTGAATGTGGAACAGTCTGCAAACCAggggaaaatatatatttacctaCAGATA TTTGTTCCTTACCAAAAGTTACTGGACCTTGTAAAGCGTATATGCCACGATATTATTACAGTAAGAAAGTAAAGAAATGTCTGAGGTTTATATATGGTGGATGCGAAGGCAATAAGAACAATTTTGAGACGCTGGAACAATGTAAACAGAGATGTGAACCTGAAG GTCCAGATTGTTACCCCCTCACCTGTACATTGGCATGTGAATTCGGATTCGAAGAAGATGAAAATGGCTGTCGTGTGTGCAAATGCAAACAAAGAAATCATGATTAA